CGAAGTTCGACCTGGACGGCGACCTCGCGGTGGATCAGACGCGTAGGCACGATCCGGAGTTGATCTTCCTGTGCTCGCCCAACAACCCGACGGGCACCGCGCTCGACCTCGACATCGTGCGCCGGGTCTACGACGCCACCGAGCGCGCGATCGTCGTCGTCGACGAGGCCTACACCGAGTTCTCCCGGGAGGGCACGCCAAGCGCCGTCTCACTGTTGCCGGGGCGGGATCGGCTGGTCGTCAGCCGCACCATGTCCAAGGCATTCGCTTTCGCCGGCGCACGGCTCGGATATCTCGCGGCAGCAACGGAATTCAGCGATCTCCTGCGCCTCGTGCGATTGCCCTACCACCTGTCGACGGTGACCCAGGCCGTTGCGTGCGCGGCGCTGGAGCACACCGACACGATGCTCGCGATGGTCGACAAGATCAAGACGACGCGTGACGATCTGCTCGAGGGCTGCGCCGCGCTCGGTCTGCAGCCGGTGCCCAGCGATGCGAACTTCGTGCTGGTCGGCGGATTCGACGACGCCGCAGCGACCTGGCAGGCTCTGCTGGACCGGGGTGTTCTGGTGCGCGACGTGGGGATCCCGCACCACCTGCGCATCACCGCGGGGACGCCGGAGGAGAACGACACAGCCCTGCGCGCTCTGCGCGCGGTGCTCGAAGGAGAATACGCATGACGACCGATCACCGGGTGGCACAGATCGAGCGCGCGACCAAGGAGAGCCAGATCGAGCTGTCGGTCGACCTGGACGGCACCGGTGCGAGCGAGGTGTCCACGGGGGTGCGGTTCTACGACCACATGCTGGAGAGCTTCGCCAAGCACAGCCTGATCGACCTGCGGGTCAAGGCGACCGGCGACCTCGACGTCGACGCACACCACACGGTGGAGGACACCGCGATCGTGCTCGGCCAGGCCGTGCGGGAGGCGCTGGGCGACAAGAGCGGCATCTCCCGCTTCGGTGACGCCACAGTGCCGTTGGACGAGGCGCTGGTGCACGCTGTCGTCGATGTCGCGGGGCGTCCGTATGTCGTGCACACCGGGGAGCCCGAAGGCCAGATCTACGCGGTCATCGGTGGCAACTATGCGGGTTCGCTGACCCAGCACGTGCTGGAGAGCTTCGGCCATCACGCTGCGATCGCGTTGCACGTGCGTGTCCTGTCCGGCCGCGACCCGCACCACATCGTCGAGGCACAGTTCAAGGCGGTCGCCAGGGCGTTGCGCGCCGCGATCGCGCGGGATCCGCGTGTCGTCGGCATCCCGAGCGCCAAGGGTGCACTGTAGGTCGCATGCCCCGCGCCGTCCGCTCCCGACGATCCGGCGTGCTCCTGTTGCACGGCGACGTCAAGACCGTGTCCGCATGGGTGCGCCAGGGGGTCGTCCCTTCCTACGTCGTACCCCTGGCGGGTTGGACCGCCGTCGTGCCCGGCGGCCCGTCGCAGGCCGGCAAGCCGTACGACGATGCGGTGCACCTGCTGCTCGCCCGCCGCGTGCCGAGCCGGATGCGCGCGGCGCTCGGACTGTTCCGGCTGGACGACAGGGGTGTCGTGGTCGTACACCCGCGCGGCTGGCGTGCGCTACCGCGGTGGCTGGTCTGGGAGCGCGGCGACGGGGTCTCCGGGCTGCCGGGCCATCCGGCCGCCCGGCCAGGCGACATGGCGATGGCTGCCGGAGTCGTACCCGAGTCCGTGCGAGCGATCCGGGAGATCCTCACCGACCCCACCGCACTGATCGACGACGTGCTCGCCGACCTGATGGGGGTGCTCGCGCTGCCGGGGGAACGCCTCATCAATGGGCAGGTCAAGGACGCCGAGGGTGCTGTGCTGGTCGAACCAGCGGCGCGCGCCGTCGAGCGATTCTCCCGAGTCACCAAGGAAGACAAAGAAATCCGCACCGAGTTGGAGCAGCTGTGAGCAGTCGGATCGTCGTTTTCGACTACGGCAGCGGCAACGTCCGCTCCGTGGTCCGCATGCTCGAGCGGGTCGGCGCGGACGTCACGCTGACCGCCGATCGGCAGGCCGCGCTGGATGCCGACGGCCTCTACGTGCCGGGTGTCGGTGCGTTCCACGCGTGCATGGTCGGGCTGCGGGACGCCGGTGGACCGCAGATCATCGCCGAGCGGCTGCGAGTCGGGAGACCGGTCCTCGGGGTGTGTGTCGGTTTCCAGGTGCTCTTCGACGGGTCGACCGAACCCACGTCCATCCGGCCCGTAACCAGTGGCCTCGGGTACTTCTCTGGGACCGTCGAACGCCTCGACGCACCCGTCGTGCCGCACATGGGGTGGAGTCTGCTCTCGCCCGCCGCCGGTTCGCGCCTGCTCGCGGGGGTCGAGGACCAACGTTTCTACTTCGTCCACTCGTATGCCGCCGCGCAGCTGCTCGACAGCCGGGTTGCGGGGAACCCGCTGGTGACGACCGCGCAGCACGGTGCGAGCTTCGTCGCGGCGGTCGAGGACGGGCCGCTGACGGGCACCCAGTTCCACCCGGAGAAGTCGGGCGATGCCGGCGCCCACCTGGTGCAGAACTGGCTGCGCACACTGTGATCGCCCGAGCCCGTCGAGTAGCCCGGAGCGCTAGCGGCGGGTTCCCCCACGCGGGTCGAGTAGCCCGGAGCGCTAGCGGAGGGCGTATCGAGACCACCACCTGCACAATCGAAAACGTCACAACACAAGGAGATTTCGATGGTTGACGAGGCGCCGAGACTCGAGCTCTTGCCCGCCGTGGACGTGGCCGACGGCCAGGCCGTCCAGCTCGTCCAGGGTGTCGCCGGCACCGGGGGCCAGTTCGGAGACCCTCTCGCGGCCGCCACGGCGTGGCAGGACGCGGGGGCCGAGTGGCTGCACCTGGTCGACCTCGACGCGGCGTTCGGTCGGGGCAGCAACGCCGAGCTCCTGGCGAGCATCATCGGCCGGCTGGACCTGAAGGTCGAGCTGTCGGGCGGCATACGCGACGAGGCGTCCTTGACCGCGGCACTGGCGACGGGGTGCCGGCGCGTGAACCTCGGCACCGCTGCGCTGGAGGACCCGGAGTGGACGGCGCGGGCCATCGCGACCCACGGGGATCGCATCGCGGTCGGTCTCGACGTGCGCGGCACTACCCTCGCGGCGCGCGGCTGGACCAGGGAGGGTGGTGACCTGTGGGAGACCCTCGAGCGTCTCGACGGAGAGGGCTGTGCCCGCTACGTCGTCACGGACGTCGCCAAGGACGGCATGCTGCAGGGGCCCAATGTCACGCTCCTGCAAGACGTTTGCGCGCGCACCGATCGACCGGTCGTCGCCTCCGGCGGGGTGTCCACCCTGGACGACATCCGCGCGTTGCGTGAGCTCGTGCCGGTCGGCGTCGAGGGCGCGATCATCGGCTCGGCGCTCTACAAGGGAGCCTTCGAGCTCGGGGACGCCCTCGACCTCGCCGGCCGTCCGGCGACCGCATGACGCACGAGCATTTCGACTCCGCGGGTCAGACCTTCTCCGGGAGGGCGGTGACCGGCACCGGGTTCGACAACGACGACGGGTCGATCGACCCCCAGCTCGCCATCGCGCTGCAGGATGCGGGCGACGAGGGGGGTCTGATGGCCGCGCTGGCGCAGGCACGGTTGCTCGTGCCGATCGTCGCCACGCTGGCGGAGGCGGACGAGTCGGGGGAGCACGTCGTCGAGAAGAGCACCGACATGGCGGTGGTCACGCTGACCGCGCCGTCGGGCGAGCGGGCGCTGCCGGTCTTCACCGACACGGCATCGCTCGCAGCCTGGGATCCAGAAGCTCGCCCATCGCCGGTGCGAGCCGAGCTGGCGGCTCAGGCCGCGATCGCCGAGCAGTGCGACGTGATGGTGCTGGATGTCGCCACCCGGTCGCTGGTGTTGCGGCCGAGCATGGTGTGGGCACTGGCCCAGCGAGCCAGCTGGCGGCCGCCACACCTGGATGACCATGTCCGACAGGCGGTTTCGAAGGCCGTTGCCGACGAACCCGACATTGCCGAGGCCAGGTGCGAGGCCGGCAGCGCCCCCGGGGAGCTGCGCGTCGTGCTCGCGGTGCGGCCCGGACTCACCCAGCAGGAGCTGCAGGCGCTGGCACAGCGGGTGGGCGAGCAGATCGCGACCGACGGCGAGACCCGCGCCCGCATCGACGGCCTCGCGTTCTCCGTCGTCTCGGCAGGCTGACCCACTTCGACGACCGGCCCCAAACAGACTACCGACAGGCCCACAAACTGCCGAAAGGCCCAGCAAACCGCCGCAGATCGTGGCGGTTTGCTGGGCCTTTCGGGGTGATTCTGAGCCTTTCGGCAGGTGGGGGGGCCTCCCGTCCGCGAGACCCCGCTTGCGCGTCAGAGGTTGATCATGTGGCCGACGATGCCCTCGACGGCTTCCTTCATCGCCTCGGACAGCGTCGGGTGGGCGAAGACGTTGCGCGCGATCTCGTCGGCGGTCAGGTCCCACTTCTGGGCCAGGGTCAGCGCAGGCAGCAGCTCGGTGGCCTCCGGGCCGATCAGGTGGGCGCCGAGCAGCTCGTTGTGCTTGGCGTCCGCCACGATCTTCACGAAGCCGGCCGTCTCCGCCATACCGCGGGCCTTGCCGTTGGCCGAGAAGGGGAACGACGCGGTCTTGACGTCATACCCCTTGTCCTTCGCCTGCTGCTCGGAGTAGCCGAAGGACGCGATCTGCGGCTGGCAGAACGTCGCCCGCGGGATCATGTCGAAGTCGATCTCGACGGTCTCGGCGTTGCCGATCGTCTCGGCCGCGACGACACCCATCGCCTCGGCCGTGTGCGCCAGCATCAGCTTGCCGGTCACGTCACCGATCGCGTAGACGCCGGCGACGTTGGTGCGGCCGCGCTCGTCGACGGCGATCGCACCCCGGTCGCTCGTGCCGACACCGGTCGCCTCCAGACCGTAGCCGTCCAGTCGCGGCGCGAACCCGATGGCCTGCAGCACCTTGTCGGCCTCCAACACGGTGGAGTCGCCACCGCCGGCAGGGGAGACGGTGACCTTGACCGGACCGGAGCCGGAGTCCTCGATCTTCTCGACCTTGGTCGAGAGCATCACCTTGACGCCGAGCTTCTTGTAGTGCCGCAGCAGCTCCTTGGACACGTCCGCATCCTCGGTCGGCACCATGCGGTCCAGGAACTCCACGATCGTCACGTCGACGCCGTAATTGGAGAGGACGTAAGCGAACTCGACGCCGATGGCTCCCGACCCGGCGATGAT
This genomic window from Flexivirga oryzae contains:
- the lpdA gene encoding dihydrolipoyl dehydrogenase — translated: MAQHFDVVVLGAGPGGYVAAIRASQLGLKTAIIEKKYWGGVCLNVGCIPSKALLRNAEISHILTKEAKTFGISGEVSMDFGAAWKRSRGVADASAKGVHYLMKKNSITELEGTGTFTDAHTIQVQLTSGSTETVTADNVIIATGATTRLIPGTELSDRVVTYEEQILTEELPGSIIIAGSGAIGVEFAYVLSNYGVDVTIVEFLDRMVPTEDADVSKELLRHYKKLGVKVMLSTKVEKIEDSGSGPVKVTVSPAGGGDSTVLEADKVLQAIGFAPRLDGYGLEATGVGTSDRGAIAVDERGRTNVAGVYAIGDVTGKLMLAHTAEAMGVVAAETIGNAETVEIDFDMIPRATFCQPQIASFGYSEQQAKDKGYDVKTASFPFSANGKARGMAETAGFVKIVADAKHNELLGAHLIGPEATELLPALTLAQKWDLTADEIARNVFAHPTLSEAMKEAVEGIVGHMINL
- the hisB gene encoding imidazoleglycerol-phosphate dehydratase HisB, which produces MTTDHRVAQIERATKESQIELSVDLDGTGASEVSTGVRFYDHMLESFAKHSLIDLRVKATGDLDVDAHHTVEDTAIVLGQAVREALGDKSGISRFGDATVPLDEALVHAVVDVAGRPYVVHTGEPEGQIYAVIGGNYAGSLTQHVLESFGHHAAIALHVRVLSGRDPHHIVEAQFKAVARALRAAIARDPRVVGIPSAKGAL
- the priA gene encoding bifunctional 1-(5-phosphoribosyl)-5-((5-phosphoribosylamino)methylideneamino)imidazole-4-carboxamide isomerase/phosphoribosylanthranilate isomerase PriA, whose amino-acid sequence is MVDEAPRLELLPAVDVADGQAVQLVQGVAGTGGQFGDPLAAATAWQDAGAEWLHLVDLDAAFGRGSNAELLASIIGRLDLKVELSGGIRDEASLTAALATGCRRVNLGTAALEDPEWTARAIATHGDRIAVGLDVRGTTLAARGWTREGGDLWETLERLDGEGCARYVVTDVAKDGMLQGPNVTLLQDVCARTDRPVVASGGVSTLDDIRALRELVPVGVEGAIIGSALYKGAFELGDALDLAGRPATA
- the hisH gene encoding imidazole glycerol phosphate synthase subunit HisH; this translates as MSSRIVVFDYGSGNVRSVVRMLERVGADVTLTADRQAALDADGLYVPGVGAFHACMVGLRDAGGPQIIAERLRVGRPVLGVCVGFQVLFDGSTEPTSIRPVTSGLGYFSGTVERLDAPVVPHMGWSLLSPAAGSRLLAGVEDQRFYFVHSYAAAQLLDSRVAGNPLVTTAQHGASFVAAVEDGPLTGTQFHPEKSGDAGAHLVQNWLRTL
- a CDS encoding histidinol-phosphate transaminase produces the protein MSSLQELVRPELRGQTPYGAPQLDVPVALNTNESSYPVPQVVVDQIARDVAEVAVSLNRYPDREFTRLRELLAGYLRRTTGEPVTAQQVWAANGSNEVLQHIVQAFGGAGRTALGFTPSYSMHPLISERNGTTWVDGLRDADPSKFDLDGDLAVDQTRRHDPELIFLCSPNNPTGTALDLDIVRRVYDATERAIVVVDEAYTEFSREGTPSAVSLLPGRDRLVVSRTMSKAFAFAGARLGYLAAATEFSDLLRLVRLPYHLSTVTQAVACAALEHTDTMLAMVDKIKTTRDDLLEGCAALGLQPVPSDANFVLVGGFDDAAATWQALLDRGVLVRDVGIPHHLRITAGTPEENDTALRALRAVLEGEYA
- a CDS encoding SseB family protein, which encodes MTHEHFDSAGQTFSGRAVTGTGFDNDDGSIDPQLAIALQDAGDEGGLMAALAQARLLVPIVATLAEADESGEHVVEKSTDMAVVTLTAPSGERALPVFTDTASLAAWDPEARPSPVRAELAAQAAIAEQCDVMVLDVATRSLVLRPSMVWALAQRASWRPPHLDDHVRQAVSKAVADEPDIAEARCEAGSAPGELRVVLAVRPGLTQQELQALAQRVGEQIATDGETRARIDGLAFSVVSAG